A part of Candidatus Stoquefichus sp. SB1 genomic DNA contains:
- a CDS encoding MerR family transcriptional regulator, translating to MFKIGEFSKLTQVSVRMLRYYDETGLLRPAEIDSWTGYRMYSVEQIPTLNKIIYLRDSGFNVAEIAVALNSENDTLLIEQLDKKYEDIKHNIRSEQEMLKKIELAKNELLNGKNEIHYNISIKSIPSYQVLSLRKVIPDYYYEGELWNELSEFAKQHKVELLSDTFSIYHDEDYREENVDVELCAVVNKVGKDIEPFKFRCTEPVPIMACTMVYGSFSNIAAAYLTFAKWLQNNSQYKMKGENRQIVHRGPWNEENTQEYLTEIQIPLEKIYKNIL from the coding sequence ATGTTTAAAATTGGTGAATTTTCAAAATTAACACAAGTATCTGTTCGTATGTTACGATACTATGATGAAACTGGTTTATTAAGACCAGCAGAAATTGACTCATGGACTGGATATCGTATGTATTCAGTGGAACAGATTCCTACCTTGAATAAAATTATATATCTGCGTGACAGTGGGTTCAATGTAGCTGAAATAGCAGTTGCTCTTAATAGTGAAAATGATACTTTACTTATAGAGCAGCTTGATAAAAAATATGAAGATATTAAACATAACATACGTTCAGAGCAAGAAATGTTAAAAAAAATTGAACTTGCTAAAAATGAGTTATTGAATGGAAAAAATGAAATACATTATAATATCTCTATAAAATCTATTCCAAGTTACCAAGTTCTGTCATTGAGAAAAGTAATACCTGACTATTATTATGAGGGTGAATTGTGGAATGAATTATCAGAATTTGCTAAACAGCATAAAGTTGAACTCCTAAGTGATACATTTTCTATTTATCATGATGAAGATTATAGGGAAGAAAATGTTGATGTAGAGTTATGTGCAGTTGTAAACAAAGTAGGGAAAGATATAGAACCCTTTAAATTCCGGTGCACTGAACCTGTTCCTATAATGGCTTGTACTATGGTCTATGGAAGTTTTTCAAATATTGCAGCTGCATATCTCACATTTGCAAAATGGTTACAAAATAATAGTCAGTACAAAATGAAAGGTGAAAATAGGCAGATTGTACACCGTGGTCCGTGGAATGAAGAAAATACACAGGAGTATTTAACTGAAATTCAGATACCTTTAGAAAAAATTTATAAAAACATCTTGTGA
- a CDS encoding toxin-antitoxin system YwqK family antitoxin produces the protein MGFMKKDDKNLYIAEILYETGEVHFRYSRKVSDDGTKWIRHGQYTEYHKNGNIMSTGLYDEGLETGHWKDYHENGNIAAEGDYKGGKEIGKWLYYDENGILESEEIFE, from the coding sequence ATGGGATTTATGAAAAAAGATGATAAGAATCTTTATATTGCTGAAATCCTATATGAAACAGGTGAAGTTCACTTTCGCTATTCAAGGAAAGTGTCAGATGATGGCACTAAATGGATACGCCATGGGCAATATACAGAATATCATAAAAACGGAAACATAATGTCAACAGGATTGTATGATGAAGGTTTAGAGACTGGACATTGGAAAGATTATCATGAGAATGGGAATATTGCTGCGGAAGGTGATTACAAAGGTGGTAAAGAAATTGGTAAATGGCTGTATTATGATGAGAATGGAATATTAGAAAGTGAAGAGATTTTCGAGTAA
- the rpsI gene encoding 30S ribosomal protein S9: protein MANVQYRGTGRRKSSVARVILTPGAGKIVINGRDAKDYLPSDVLLMIVNQPLELTGTTGKFDVTVNVYGGGYSGQAGAIRHGISRALLEAGSDYRPVLKAAGLLTRDARVKERKKYGLKAARRAPQFSKR, encoded by the coding sequence ATGGCTAATGTACAATACAGAGGAACTGGACGTAGAAAGTCTTCAGTAGCACGTGTTATTTTAACACCAGGTGCAGGGAAAATCGTCATCAATGGTAGAGATGCAAAAGATTATTTACCATCTGACGTATTATTAATGATCGTCAACCAACCACTTGAATTAACTGGAACAACTGGTAAGTTTGATGTGACTGTTAACGTATATGGTGGAGGATACAGTGGACAAGCTGGAGCAATCCGTCATGGTATTTCAAGAGCTTTATTAGAAGCAGGTTCTGATTATAGACCAGTTTTAAAAGCTGCTGGATTATTAACTCGTGATGCACGTGTGAAAGAACGTAAGAAATACGGTCTTAAAGCTGCACGTAGAGCACCACAATTTAGTAAGAGATAG
- a CDS encoding cysteine-rich KTR domain-containing protein, whose translation MLKEWIRYPVCGGKIRVKVRRYTELRNFPLYCPKCKQETVINMKQFVIIEPDAKTQSQ comes from the coding sequence ATGTTAAAGGAATGGATACGTTACCCAGTTTGTGGTGGCAAAATAAGAGTAAAAGTGAGAAGATATACAGAATTGAGAAATTTTCCTCTTTACTGCCCAAAATGCAAACAAGAGACAGTCATAAATATGAAACAATTTGTAATAATAGAGCCAGATGCAAAGACACAGAGCCAATGA
- a CDS encoding aspartate/glutamate racemase family protein encodes MKTIGLIGGMSWESTVPYYQIINEEVKNKLGGLHSAKIILYSVEFDEIEKCQSSGNWEKSGNILGKAAQSLEAAGADFILICTNTMHKVAPQISSMIHIPIIHIADATADELQNNQIEKVGLLGTKYTMTQDFYKKKLIDRGIDVIIPDDTDIDVINDIIFHELCLGKIKEESRIKFKKIIEHLKKKGATGVILGCTEIGLLIHQSDSSLPVYDTTLIHAKKAAEIALDS; translated from the coding sequence ATGAAAACAATTGGTTTAATAGGTGGAATGAGTTGGGAAAGCACAGTTCCATATTACCAGATTATCAACGAAGAAGTTAAAAATAAACTTGGAGGTCTTCATTCTGCAAAGATTATTCTTTACAGTGTAGAATTTGATGAAATTGAGAAATGTCAATCAAGTGGAAACTGGGAAAAAAGTGGTAATATTCTTGGTAAGGCTGCACAGAGCTTAGAAGCTGCCGGAGCAGATTTCATTCTGATTTGTACCAATACGATGCATAAAGTAGCACCACAAATTTCCTCAATGATTCACATACCTATCATCCATATCGCAGATGCTACAGCGGATGAACTTCAAAATAATCAAATTGAAAAAGTCGGATTACTCGGTACAAAGTATACGATGACACAGGATTTTTATAAAAAGAAATTAATTGATAGGGGAATAGACGTTATCATTCCAGATGACACTGATATTGATGTTATTAATGATATTATTTTCCATGAACTCTGTTTAGGGAAAATAAAGGAAGAGTCACGTATAAAATTCAAAAAAATAATAGAGCACCTAAAGAAAAAAGGAGCAACTGGTGTTATTCTTGGCTGTACAGAAATTGGGCTACTTATTCATCAATCAGATTCTTCTCTTCCTGTATACGATACTACGCTGATACATGCAAAAAAGGCGGCTGAAATAGCGTTGGATAGCTAA
- the tsaA gene encoding tRNA (N6-threonylcarbamoyladenosine(37)-N6)-methyltransferase TrmO, with translation MTTYNVNSIGIICNNEMGTFMKLNAEFIPALKAMDGFSHINVLWWFSDFDKEEYRSILETEQPYKNAPEKMGIFATRSPIRPNPIALTTVEIIHVDYQNGIIQITYIDANDNTPILDIKPYTPSLDRVETPVVPRWCSHWPKSLEKSGTFAWEQEFNF, from the coding sequence ATGACAACTTATAACGTAAATTCGATAGGAATTATCTGTAACAATGAAATGGGAACATTTATGAAATTAAATGCTGAATTTATTCCAGCATTAAAAGCTATGGATGGTTTTAGCCATATCAATGTTCTTTGGTGGTTCAGTGATTTTGATAAGGAAGAATATAGATCTATATTAGAAACAGAACAACCTTACAAAAATGCTCCAGAAAAGATGGGGATTTTTGCCACAAGGTCGCCAATACGTCCAAACCCGATTGCATTAACAACAGTAGAAATTATTCATGTAGATTATCAGAATGGGATCATCCAGATTACTTATATCGATGCTAATGACAATACACCTATTCTTGACATCAAGCCTTATACACCGAGCCTTGACAGAGTGGAAACACCAGTTGTTCCCAGATGGTGCAGCCATTGGCCAAAAAGTTTAGAGAAATCTGGAACATTTGCATGGGAGCAAGAATTTAACTTTTAG
- a CDS encoding histidinol-phosphatase, with protein sequence MGKQLFNLHTHTQRCGHADGTDIQYIHSAIDAGLKILGFSEHIPFEEIRISGARMFIEQKDEYIASIKKLKKQFEHEIDIKVGFEIEYLEDHLDYLKEVRKECDYMILGQHLQYISDSKGIYDYDCYCSNEDVLTYVEQIETALQHNLVTYIAHPDYFMQGRRVFSKECEEAAHRIAKASLKYDIPLEVNLNGFRYGKKTYEIYNRPGIYEERYTYPFREFWEIISSYGCKVLYGYDAHSPIAFLEKNRYITANEILKDIPLNFIENIKLK encoded by the coding sequence ATGGGAAAACAATTATTTAACCTGCATACACATACACAACGATGTGGGCATGCAGATGGAACGGATATTCAGTATATCCATAGTGCCATTGATGCTGGATTAAAAATTTTAGGATTTAGTGAGCATATTCCTTTTGAAGAAATTAGGATTTCTGGAGCCCGTATGTTTATCGAACAAAAAGATGAGTATATCGCCAGTATTAAAAAACTAAAAAAACAATTTGAACACGAGATTGATATAAAAGTTGGTTTTGAAATAGAATATCTAGAAGATCATCTTGACTATTTAAAGGAAGTTCGAAAAGAATGTGATTATATGATACTAGGACAACATCTTCAATATATTTCTGATAGTAAAGGTATCTATGATTATGACTGTTATTGTTCTAATGAAGATGTTTTAACATATGTTGAACAGATTGAAACTGCTTTACAACATAATCTAGTAACTTATATTGCCCATCCTGATTATTTTATGCAGGGGAGAAGAGTATTTTCAAAAGAATGTGAGGAAGCAGCTCATCGAATTGCTAAAGCTAGTTTAAAATATGATATTCCTTTAGAAGTTAATTTAAATGGTTTTCGTTATGGAAAAAAAACATATGAAATTTATAATCGACCAGGTATTTATGAGGAACGATATACTTACCCATTTAGAGAGTTCTGGGAAATTATTTCATCATATGGATGTAAAGTTCTTTATGGTTATGATGCACACTCACCAATAGCATTTTTAGAGAAAAATAGATATATCACAGCTAATGAAATACTTAAAGATATTCCATTGAATTTTATAGAAAATATTAAATTGAAATAG
- a CDS encoding type III toxin-antitoxin system ToxN/AbiQ family toxin: MKNPEYLAYVYSLDNNIVNTKNTIGIAIRLNEMIYYLPIDSANDSDYDENHNLRKTTPTILRMFDMKTQEYLGKCLFSNMFAIPYKDLISVELNDFKDFEVKLAEKKLEYLRTQMNRIMKSADRLYNQKKKRYNQGYLRVTVDFQKLEIASQNWKIDKYGKHYNRFPDSQYFLTNPNTEGITEYFLMNKHKKIAKIMYDNSKQTVAKIVVSY, translated from the coding sequence ATGAAAAATCCTGAGTATTTAGCATATGTTTACTCTCTAGATAATAATATAGTAAATACAAAAAATACAATAGGGATTGCAATTCGGTTGAATGAGATGATTTATTATTTGCCTATTGATTCTGCTAATGACTCTGATTATGACGAAAATCATAATTTGAGGAAAACAACACCAACTATTTTGCGCATGTTTGATATGAAAACACAAGAGTATTTAGGAAAATGCTTATTTTCAAATATGTTTGCAATTCCATATAAAGATTTGATTTCAGTTGAATTAAATGATTTTAAAGATTTTGAAGTCAAACTTGCAGAAAAGAAACTTGAATATTTAAGAACTCAAATGAATAGAATCATGAAATCAGCCGATAGACTTTATAATCAAAAAAAGAAAAGATATAACCAAGGATATTTACGTGTAACTGTCGATTTTCAAAAATTAGAAATCGCATCACAGAATTGGAAAATAGATAAGTACGGGAAACACTATAATCGTTTTCCAGATTCTCAGTATTTTTTAACAAATCCAAATACAGAAGGAATTACTGAATATTTTCTAATGAATAAACATAAGAAAATTGCAAAGATAATGTATGATAATTCAAAACAAACTGTAGCAAAAATAGTTGTGAGTTATTAG
- a CDS encoding GntR family transcriptional regulator, whose product MSEKEYLYIKIKDYILDNIQNKVYKDGKIESENQLAKKFQVSRMTVRQALLSLQQDGAIYVVPKKGAYLRDENSFKTLDGLQSFSEDVASLQGKTHSQILLCQKEQCKISSLCSLGLLNDLGEVWHVIRIRYFDEEPIAYEDSYYNINLIESIPDSALKGSLYAYFEEELHLDMDYSKQKIDACLADTLAEYLEVSKNTPLLRILQTTYLKDSSCIEYGYSYYRVDSYSFNQIAYRKRGRR is encoded by the coding sequence ATGAGTGAAAAAGAATATTTATATATAAAGATTAAGGATTATATATTAGATAATATTCAGAACAAAGTATATAAAGATGGAAAGATTGAAAGTGAAAATCAATTAGCAAAAAAATTTCAAGTTTCTAGAATGACTGTTAGACAAGCTTTATTGTCCTTGCAGCAAGATGGTGCAATCTATGTGGTCCCTAAAAAGGGAGCTTATCTCCGTGATGAAAATTCTTTTAAAACATTGGATGGATTGCAAAGTTTTAGTGAAGATGTTGCTAGTTTGCAAGGAAAAACTCATTCACAAATTCTTTTGTGTCAAAAGGAACAGTGTAAAATATCATCTCTATGTTCTTTAGGTTTATTAAATGATCTTGGTGAAGTTTGGCATGTCATTCGTATTCGTTATTTTGATGAAGAACCGATTGCTTATGAAGATAGTTATTATAATATTAATTTGATTGAATCTATTCCTGATAGTGCTTTGAAAGGTTCCTTGTATGCTTATTTTGAAGAAGAATTGCATTTAGATATGGACTATTCAAAACAGAAGATAGATGCCTGTTTGGCTGATACACTTGCAGAGTATCTAGAAGTAAGTAAAAACACACCACTACTTAGAATATTACAAACAACGTATTTAAAAGATAGTAGCTGCATTGAGTATGGTTATTCATATTATCGAGTAGATTCTTATAGTTTCAATCAAATTGCATATAGAAAAAGAGGAAGAAGATGA
- a CDS encoding SIS domain-containing protein, protein MESIFYNKVIEILDIFIKTQSEMLETIANEIVEKIQKGGRFFVFGTGHSHMVGEEFYARAGGLACIQLIAPMELTLGEHPLKSTQIERIADYASVIMLQYGLKENDIILISSNSGRNSMPIELAIKCKELGMSVIAFTNLKHSKSVTSRHSSKQKLYEVCDYVIDNCGEIGDAMMQVEGAKGKMGSSSSIVGMFMAQLLSMLLAQNLAKAGIEPPVFLSANVDDGDAWNQEIMKKYYNI, encoded by the coding sequence ATGGAGTCTATATTTTATAATAAAGTAATTGAAATATTAGATATATTTATTAAAACACAAAGTGAAATGCTTGAAACTATTGCTAATGAAATTGTTGAGAAAATTCAAAAAGGTGGAAGATTCTTTGTTTTTGGAACAGGGCATTCCCATATGGTAGGAGAAGAGTTTTATGCAAGAGCAGGTGGATTAGCTTGTATACAATTAATTGCACCTATGGAGTTAACATTAGGGGAACATCCATTAAAATCTACCCAAATCGAAAGAATAGCAGATTATGCTTCTGTAATCATGCTGCAATATGGTTTAAAAGAAAACGATATTATTTTGATTTCATCTAACTCAGGTAGAAATTCTATGCCTATTGAACTTGCTATAAAATGTAAAGAATTAGGTATGTCAGTGATAGCATTTACGAATTTAAAACATTCTAAAAGTGTAACAAGTCGCCATTCATCTAAACAGAAGTTATATGAGGTATGTGATTATGTTATAGATAATTGTGGTGAAATTGGTGATGCAATGATGCAGGTAGAAGGTGCAAAAGGGAAAATGGGATCAAGTTCTAGTATAGTGGGAATGTTTATGGCACAGTTACTTTCTATGTTATTGGCACAAAATTTAGCAAAAGCAGGTATAGAACCACCAGTATTTTTAAGTGCAAATGTAGATGATGGTGATGCCTGGAATCAAGAAATTATGAAAAAGTATTACAATATTTAG
- a CDS encoding helix-turn-helix domain-containing protein produces the protein MLELRKQMHLSQEKLGEKVGVTRQTISN, from the coding sequence ATTTTAGAATTAAGAAAACAAATGCATTTATCACAAGAAAAGCTAGGAGAAAAGGTTGGAGTAACAAGACAGACTATTTCAAATTGA
- a CDS encoding CatA-like O-acetyltransferase, producing MVNKYKVIDEKTWNRAMHCMIFRNSIEPSFCVTFEIDITRFKRMVKNQGVSFTIAMVYAVCKCANEIEAFRYRFVDGQVVLFDKIDTAFTYLNQETELFKVVNVRMIDDFKEYCELAEKAAKEQKEYFTGPLGNDVFQCSPMPWITYTHISHTNSGNKDNATPLFDWGKYYEKDGKTIIPISVQVHHSFVDGIHIGQFADKLQDFFDRF from the coding sequence ATGGTAAATAAGTATAAGGTCATTGATGAAAAAACATGGAACAGAGCAATGCATTGCATGATTTTTAGAAATAGTATCGAACCATCATTTTGTGTAACATTTGAAATAGATATCACAAGATTTAAACGTATGGTAAAAAATCAAGGTGTTTCTTTTACCATAGCTATGGTATATGCAGTCTGTAAATGTGCAAATGAAATAGAAGCATTTCGTTATAGATTTGTTGATGGCCAAGTCGTTTTATTTGATAAAATAGATACTGCATTCACTTATCTTAACCAAGAAACTGAACTTTTTAAGGTGGTAAATGTTCGCATGATAGATGATTTTAAAGAATATTGTGAGTTGGCTGAAAAAGCAGCAAAGGAGCAAAAGGAATATTTTACAGGTCCATTAGGAAATGATGTATTTCAATGTTCTCCTATGCCTTGGATAACCTACACACATATTTCTCATACCAATTCTGGGAATAAAGATAATGCAACACCTCTTTTTGATTGGGGAAAATATTATGAGAAAGATGGAAAAACTATAATACCAATATCAGTACAAGTACATCATTCTTTTGTGGATGGTATACATATCGGACAGTTTGCAGATAAACTTCAAGATTTTTTTGATAGATTTTAG
- a CDS encoding RNA polymerase sigma factor, producing MSKMILGMTFNDIVEKYSDMVTRICIMNLRNSDDAKDCYQNVFIKLFQKDIEFQNEKHLKAWLIRVCINECRNYIKRFYKFTIDIEQVIIADHKKDLTLLPEVLKLPKKYRNVLYLYYYVFLHLVLLMHIMKNFVHGYITNFK from the coding sequence ATGTCAAAAATGATATTGGGAATGACTTTTAATGATATCGTTGAAAAATACAGTGATATGGTTACGAGAATATGTATTATGAACTTACGTAATAGTGATGATGCAAAAGACTGTTATCAAAATGTGTTTATCAAGTTGTTTCAAAAAGATATTGAATTCCAAAATGAAAAACATTTAAAAGCTTGGCTCATCAGAGTTTGTATAAATGAATGTAGGAATTATATAAAAAGATTTTACAAATTCACTATAGATATAGAACAAGTTATTATTGCTGATCATAAAAAGGATCTAACATTACTACCAGAAGTTTTAAAACTTCCTAAGAAATATAGAAATGTATTATATCTCTATTATTATGTTTTTCTTCATTTGGTGTTGCTTATGCATATAATGAAGAATTTCGTTCATGGATATATCACCAATTTCAAATGA
- the rplM gene encoding 50S ribosomal protein L13, translated as MRQTTMAKEATIERKWFVVDAEGLTLGRLASEVATVLRGKHKPTYTPHVDTGDYVIIINAEKVVMTGKKLDTVKYYHHTGWLGGLKTKTARQFQETNPTGFVEAAVKGMLPHNTLGRKQGMKLFVYTGSEHPHAAQKPVEMKIKG; from the coding sequence ATGAGACAAACAACTATGGCTAAAGAAGCCACAATTGAACGTAAATGGTTCGTAGTTGATGCTGAAGGTTTAACTTTAGGTCGTTTAGCATCAGAAGTAGCAACTGTATTAAGAGGAAAACATAAACCAACTTATACACCACATGTAGATACTGGTGACTATGTAATTATTATTAATGCAGAAAAAGTAGTAATGACTGGTAAAAAATTAGATACAGTCAAATACTATCATCATACTGGATGGTTAGGTGGTTTAAAAACAAAAACTGCTCGCCAATTCCAAGAAACAAATCCAACAGGATTTGTAGAAGCAGCTGTTAAAGGTATGTTACCTCATAACACACTTGGAAGAAAACAAGGGATGAAACTATTTGTATACACTGGAAGCGAACATCCACATGCAGCACAAAAACCAGTAGAAATGAAAATCAAGGGATAG
- a CDS encoding Imm1 family immunity protein: protein MIVVSTDTGDFSFQSADDVLRFIQTSVQENIELWISGKQSYPCISVCINGEYAAIYYFQNDIGDMWLSYNEGNQEEVTFTVAGEEWTPDVNAIISLNSAFSCINEFCATYERPSCIQWQEL, encoded by the coding sequence ATGATAGTTGTAAGTACAGATACAGGTGATTTTTCTTTTCAATCAGCAGATGATGTATTAAGGTTCATACAAACATCAGTACAAGAAAACATTGAGCTATGGATTAGTGGGAAGCAGTCATATCCCTGTATATCTGTTTGTATTAACGGAGAATATGCAGCTATCTATTATTTTCAAAATGATATAGGTGATATGTGGTTGTCCTATAATGAGGGAAATCAAGAAGAAGTCACTTTTACAGTTGCTGGGGAAGAATGGACGCCAGATGTCAATGCAATTATTAGTTTAAACAGTGCGTTTTCTTGCATTAATGAATTTTGTGCTACTTATGAAAGACCTTCTTGTATTCAGTGGCAAGAGTTATAA
- a CDS encoding histidinol-phosphatase codes for MKKVNYHTHTYRCGHANGNEEEMIQAAINMGIEDLGMCGHVPLPHYRKHLIYSIPSVRGIRSLAGLVKAFIKNGPSMRMPYKQLEDHLDILRNCQKKYEDQINIYKGFEAEGLEEYYDYYQTLLYEHKVDYLILGHHFHKHCIHSHYYGKEKMTKKDIYLYCNEVEKALETQLFSYLAHPDLFLIGYSDFDLDAQTVTRRICEKAKELNIPLEINAGGMRRGLRKRNHEDIYLYPNTHFWKIASEVGNDVILGFDAHDPSDFNDAMYQQMMKFAQDHELNVIDHFEFLQGNFEKYQAEYDIR; via the coding sequence ATGAAGAAAGTTAATTATCATACACACACATATCGTTGTGGTCATGCTAATGGAAATGAAGAAGAGATGATTCAAGCTGCGATTAACATGGGAATAGAGGATCTAGGTATGTGTGGACATGTGCCATTGCCACATTATCGTAAGCATCTTATTTATTCTATTCCATCTGTCCGTGGAATAAGATCACTAGCAGGTCTTGTCAAAGCATTTATAAAGAATGGACCTAGCATGCGTATGCCTTATAAACAATTAGAAGACCATTTGGATATTTTAAGAAATTGTCAAAAAAAATATGAAGATCAAATAAACATTTATAAAGGATTTGAAGCTGAAGGTCTTGAAGAGTATTATGATTATTATCAGACGTTATTATATGAACATAAGGTTGATTATCTTATACTAGGACATCATTTTCATAAGCATTGTATTCATAGTCATTATTATGGTAAAGAGAAAATGACAAAAAAGGATATTTATTTATATTGTAATGAAGTAGAGAAAGCTTTGGAAACACAATTATTTAGTTATTTGGCTCATCCAGATTTATTTTTAATTGGCTATTCTGATTTTGATTTAGATGCTCAAACAGTGACTCGAAGAATATGTGAAAAAGCAAAAGAATTAAATATTCCTTTAGAGATTAATGCTGGTGGAATGAGAAGAGGATTAAGAAAGAGAAATCATGAAGATATTTATCTTTATCCTAATACACATTTTTGGAAAATAGCAAGTGAAGTAGGTAATGATGTTATTTTAGGATTTGATGCCCATGATCCTTCTGATTTTAATGATGCTATGTATCAGCAAATGATGAAGTTTGCACAAGATCATGAGTTAAATGTGATTGATCATTTTGAATTTTTACAAGGTAATTTTGAAAAATATCAAGCTGAATATGATATAAGATAA
- a CDS encoding GNAT family N-acetyltransferase, whose product MSLQDYISEKPVIHTEHLILRTMNKNDIADLKEWMSDVSLYEYWGKRPSKSEKNPELLFEKMDRPTKSFHWGIVHKQDNKVIGEMWVYLIENDRMAKVAFRLSHTYQGNGLMAEALESVVKFCFENTELQRLWSDVHVLNHASYKTMEKVGFKREGHIREGKMVNTYCDYYLYGILKSDISNFLK is encoded by the coding sequence ATGAGTCTACAAGATTATATATCCGAAAAACCAGTTATCCATACGGAACACCTTATATTAAGAACTATGAATAAAAATGATATAGCTGATTTAAAAGAATGGATGAGTGACGTATCATTGTATGAATATTGGGGAAAACGTCCATCAAAAAGTGAGAAAAATCCAGAATTACTTTTCGAGAAGATGGACAGACCTACAAAGAGCTTTCATTGGGGTATCGTCCACAAACAGGACAATAAAGTAATTGGTGAAATGTGGGTGTATCTTATTGAGAATGATAGGATGGCGAAAGTAGCATTTCGTCTTTCACACACATACCAAGGGAATGGATTGATGGCAGAAGCATTAGAAAGCGTAGTAAAATTTTGTTTTGAAAACACAGAATTACAGCGACTGTGGAGTGATGTGCACGTTTTAAATCATGCTTCATATAAAACAATGGAAAAAGTTGGATTTAAACGAGAAGGACATATCAGAGAGGGGAAAATGGTAAACACATATTGTGATTATTATTTATATGGAATATTGAAATCTGATATTTCTAATTTCTTAAAATAA
- a CDS encoding acetyltransferase, with translation MKKLLIWGAGDQGTVTLNCAIAMNEYEQIDFLDFKEKGHREIPGFIIYEEGKEDIYQIFKKYDEVIVATGDNNLREKKVLQLIEMNIQLATIIHPTAIISPYAKISLGCTILAYTAININACIGMGCIVNTGAIIEHDCIIKNFVNICPAVAMAGHVIIGNKTFLGIGSTIIDDVTIGENVTIGAGATVIANIPDNSVAVGVPAEVIKKKKNKTS, from the coding sequence ATGAAAAAATTATTAATATGGGGTGCGGGAGATCAAGGAACTGTAACATTAAATTGTGCAATAGCAATGAATGAATATGAGCAAATTGATTTCTTGGATTTTAAGGAAAAAGGACATCGAGAAATTCCTGGATTCATAATTTATGAAGAAGGAAAAGAGGATATATATCAAATATTCAAAAAATATGATGAAGTCATTGTAGCTACAGGTGATAACAATTTAAGAGAGAAAAAAGTATTACAGTTAATAGAAATGAATATTCAGCTTGCAACAATTATTCATCCAACAGCAATAATAAGTCCATACGCTAAAATCTCATTAGGATGTACAATTTTAGCTTATACTGCTATCAATATAAATGCATGCATTGGTATGGGATGTATTGTGAATACAGGAGCAATTATTGAACATGATTGTATTATAAAAAACTTTGTAAACATATGTCCAGCAGTTGCGATGGCAGGTCATGTTATAATTGGTAATAAAACATTTCTGGGAATTGGCAGTACAATCATTGATGATGTAACAATTGGCGAAAATGTAACAATTGGTGCTGGGGCTACTGTTATTGCAAATATCCCTGATAATAGTGTTGCTGTAGGTGTTCCAGCAGAAGTTATCAAGAAAAAGAAGAATAAAACCTCATGA